The following coding sequences lie in one Arachis ipaensis cultivar K30076 chromosome B03, Araip1.1, whole genome shotgun sequence genomic window:
- the LOC107631040 gene encoding bifunctional 3-dehydroquinate dehydratase/shikimate dehydrogenase, chloroplastic isoform X2 produces MDIPNVLVASQFSAGEGGGMRKNPTLLCAPVMADSVDKMHLDVSKAKASGADLVEIRLDSLKTFNPSSHLPTLINNRPLPLLFTYRPNWEGGMYEGDDNTRFHALRLAMELGADYIDIELKVANQFYDFIRGKTYDKTKVIVSSHNYQQTPSVEDLGDLVARIQATRADIVKIATTALEITDVARMFQIMVHSQVPFIGLVMGDRGLISRILCAKFGGYLTFGTLESGVVSAPGQPTLKDLLHLYNLRQVGPDTKVFGIIGKPVGHSKSPTLFNEAFKSLGINGVYVFLLVDDLAKFLSTYSSTDFVGFSVTIPHKEAAVTCCDEVDPVAKSIGAVNCIIRRPTDGKLIGYNTDYVGAISAIEDGLRAKQNGSGTVVSPLAGKLFVVIGAGGAGKALAYGAKEKGARVVIANRTYDRARELADLIGGDALALADLDNYHPEDGMILANTTSIGMQPKVDETPVSKHALKYYSLVFDAVYTPKMTRLLTEAEESGATVVTGLEMFLGQAYGQFEKYTGMQHQSSSSKKLWRITDMVSKL; encoded by the exons ATGGACATCCCCAACGTTCTG GTAGCGTCGCAGTTTTCGGCAGGTGAAGGCGGAGGAATGAGGAAGAACCCGACGTTGTTATGCGCTCCTGTAATGGCGGATTCCGTTGACAAGATGCACCTTGACGTCAGCAAGGCCAAAGCCAGCGGCGCTGACCTCGTCGAGATTCGTTTGGACTCCTTGAAGACCTTCAATCCCTCTTCGCACCTTCCCACTCTTATCAATAACCGTCCTTTGCCGCTCTTATTTACTTACAG GCCCAATTGGGAAGGTGGTATGTATGAAGGTGATGACAATACACGCTTTCATGCTCTGAGGTTGGCCATGGAGCTCGGAGCTGATTACATCGACATTGAACTCAAG GTTGCAAATCAGTTCTATGACTTTATACGTGGAAAGACATATGATAAAACCAAGGTCATTGTTTCATCTCACAACTATCAGCAAACTCCGTCAGTTGAGGATCTTGGAGACCTTGTTGCTAGAATACAAGCAACCAGGGCAGACATAGTGAAGATTGCAACAACTGCTTTGGAGATCACTGATGTGGCACGCATGTTTCAAATAATGGTGCATTCTCAA GTTCCATTTATTGGACTTGTTATGGGTGATAGGGGATTGATTTCACGGATACTTTGCGCAAAATTTGGTGGGTATCTCACTTTTGGTACCCTTGAGTCAGGAGTAGTTTCAGCTCCTGGTCAACCTACACTTAAGGATCTATTGCATCTATACAATTTAAGACAAGTAGGACCTGATACAAAAGTATTTGGGATAATCGGAAAGCCTGTTGGTCACAGTAAATCACCCACATTGTTTAATGAGGCCTTCAAGTCACTTGGAATCAATggagtttatgtatttttgttGGTGGATGACCTTGCCAAATTTCTCAGCACTTACTCATCTACAGATTTTGTGGGATTCAG TGTTACCATTCCTCACAAGGAGGCAGCAGTTACGTGCTGTGATGAGGTTGACCCTGTGGCTAAG TCAATTGGAGCTGTCAATTGTATTATAAGAAGACCAACAGATGGGAAGTTAATTGGGTATAACACAGATTACGTTGGTGCTATTTCTGCAATTGAGGATGGGCTACGGG CTAAACAAAATGGCAGTGGCACAGTTGTTTCACCATTAGCTGGTAAACTGTTTGTTGTTATTGGTGCTGGTGGTGCTGGGAAGGCACTTGCTTATGGTGCAAAAGAGAAAGGAGCAAGGGTTGTGATTGCCAACCGAACCTATG ATCGTGCTAGAGAACTTGCTGATTTAATTGGAGGAGATGCTTTAGCTCTTGCTGATTTAGATAATTACCATCCGGAGGATGGTATGATTCTTGCAAACACGACATCTATTGGAATGCAACCAAAAGTTGATGAAACACCTGTTTCTAAG CATGCATTGAAATACTACTCCCTGGTTTTTGATGCTGTCTACACACCCAAAATGACTAGACTTTTGACGGAAGCAGAAGAATCAGGAGCTACTGTTGTTACAGGATTGGAGATGTTTCTTGGACAAGCATACGGACAATTTGAGAAGTATACAGGA ATGCAGCACCAAAGCAGCTCTTCAAAAAAATTATGGAGAATTACTGATATGGTCTCCAAGCTCTAA
- the LOC107631039 gene encoding internal alternative NAD(P)H-ubiquinone oxidoreductase A1, mitochondrial-like produces MALARIARANLRRSEGAFGNYAPEMNVLSEGRAYTSKFSSTSPYYHVNSKAGDNLSYNPSIKEQNLMNFSMRGISGTPYYQHPSASTERVLEESDSELEHDEPRYAGLEATKPGEKPRVVVLGTGWAACRFLKGLDTRIYDVVCISPRNHMVFTPLLASTCVGTLEFRSVAEPVSRIQNALSNGPSSYFFLASCTGIDTNKHEVYCEAVNNGGLPREPYQFKVAYDKLVIAAGSEPLTFGIKGVKENAFFLREVNHAQEIRKRLLLNLMLSENPGISEEEKKRLLHCVVIGGGPTGVEFSGELSDFIMGDVHKRYTHVKDYIRVTLIEANEILSSFDVSLRKYAIRHLTKSGVHLMKGVVKEVHPKRVVLSDGTEVPYGLLVWSTGVGPSEFVKTLNLPKSPGGRIGVDEWLRVPSVEDVFALGDCAGFLEQTERPVLPALAQVAEREGKFLVELFNKMGKQNGGKAFSAKSIPLGDPFVYTHLGSMASVGGYKALVDLRQSKSSKGVSLAGFVSWLIWRSAYLTRVLSWRNRFYVAVNWATTLVFGRDNSKI; encoded by the exons ATGGCATTGGCAAGAATTGCTAGGGCCAACCTGAGAAGATCAGAGGGTGCTTTTGGCAATTATGCACCTGAGATGAACGTACTGTCTGAGGGAAGAGCATACACAAGCAAATTCTCATCAACATCACCTTATTACCATGTAAATTCCAAGGCAGGTGACAATCTTTCATATAATCCAAGCATTAAGGAACAGAACTTGATGAATTTCTCAATGAGGGGAATATCAGGAACTCCTTATTATCAGCATCCTTCTGCCAGTACAGAGAGGGTTCTGGAGGAGTCCGATTCGGAGCTGGAACATGATGAGCCAAGATATGCAGGACTAGAGGCAACAAAGCCAGGTGAGAAGCCAAGGGTGGTTGTTCTTGGAACAGGTTGGGCTGCTTGCAGGTTCTTGAAAGGGCTAGACACCAGAATCTATGATGTTGTGTGTATATCACCTAGGAACCATATGGTCTTCACTCCTTTGCTGGCTTCAACATGTGTTGGAACACTTGAATTCAGGTCTGTTGCTGAGCCTGTCAGCAGAATACAGAATGCGCTCTCAAATGGCCCCAGTTCCTACTTCTTTCTGGCTTCTTGCACTGGCATTGACACAAACAAGCATGAG GTGTACTGTGAGGCAGTTAATAATGGTGGATTACCTAGGGAGCCTTACCAGTTTAAAGTGGCATATGACAAGCTTGTGATTGCAGCCGGATCTGAGCCTTTGACTTTTGGTATCAAGGGAGTGAAGGAGAATGCATTTTTCCTTCGTGAAGTAAACCATGCTCAAGAAATTCGGAAGAGACTTCTCCTCAACCTTATGCTTTCTGAAAATCCTG GCATatcagaagaagaaaagaagcgaCTTTTGCATTGTGTAGTTATTGGTGGTGGTCCTACAGGAGTGGAATTCAGCGGTGAATTGAGTGATTTCATCATGGGAGATGTTCATAAGCGCTATACTCATGTTAAAGATTACATTCGTGTCACACTCATTGAG GCAAACGAGATATTGTCATCCTTTGATGTTAGCCTACGAAAATATGCTATAAGGCACTTAACAAAG AGTGGGGTTCATCTAATGAAGGGTGTTGTGAAGGAGGTTCATCCAAAAAGAGTAGTTCTGAGTGATGGAACTGAAGTTCCTTATGGCCTATTGGTATGGTCCACAGGGGTTGGACCTTCTGAGTTTGTGAAGACACTGAACCTTCCCAAGTCTCCCGGTGGAAG GATTGGTGTGGATGAATGGCTGCGTGTTCCTTCTGTAGAAGATGTGTTTGCCCTTGGGGATTGTGCTGGTTTTCTTGAACAAACTGAAAGGCCTGTGCTTCCAGCTCTAGCTCAG GTAGCTGAAAGGGAAGGGAAGTTCCTAGTGGAGTTATTCAACAAGATGGGAAAACAAAATGGAGGGAAGGCTTTCTCTGCTAAGAGCATCCCTCTTGGAGACCCTTTTGTGTACACTCATCTTGGCAGCATGGCATCAGTAGGAGGCTATAAAGCCCTCGTTGACCTGCGCCAGTCAAAG TCTTCAAAGGGGGTCTCACTGGCTGGTTTTGTCAGCTGGCTAATATGGCGTTCTGCTTACTTGACACGTGTACTAAGCTGGAGGAACAGGTTTTACGTGGCAGTCAACTGGGCAACCACATTGGTCTTCGGCAGAGACAATAGCAAGATCTAA
- the LOC107631040 gene encoding bifunctional 3-dehydroquinate dehydratase/shikimate dehydrogenase, chloroplastic isoform X3 gives MDIPNVLVASQFSAGEGGGMRKNPTLLCAPVMADSVDKMHLDVSKAKASGADLVEIRLDSLKTFNPSSHLPTLINNRPLPLLFTYRPNWEGGMYEGDDNTRFHALRLAMELGADYIDIELKVANQFYDFIRGKTYDKTKVIVSSHNYQQTPSVEDLGDLVARIQATRADIVKIATTALEITDVARMFQIMVHSQVRSVPFIGLVMGDRGLISRILCAKFGGYLTFGTLESGVVSAPGQPTLKDLLHLYNLRQVGPDTKVFGIIGKPVGHSKSPTLFNEAFKSLGINGVYVFLLVDDLAKFLSTYSSTDFVGFSVTIPHKEAAVTCCDEVDPVAKSIGAVNCIIRRPTDGKLIGYNTDYVGAISAIEDGLRAKQNGSGTVVSPLAGKLFVVIGAGGAGKALAYGAKEKGARVVIANRTYDRARELADLIGGDALALADLDNYHPEDGMILANTTSIGMQPKVDETPVSKHALKYYSLVFDAVYTPKMTRLLTEAEESGATVVTGLEMFLGQAYGQFEKYTGXPGTILVNRVQCTF, from the exons ATGGACATCCCCAACGTTCTG GTAGCGTCGCAGTTTTCGGCAGGTGAAGGCGGAGGAATGAGGAAGAACCCGACGTTGTTATGCGCTCCTGTAATGGCGGATTCCGTTGACAAGATGCACCTTGACGTCAGCAAGGCCAAAGCCAGCGGCGCTGACCTCGTCGAGATTCGTTTGGACTCCTTGAAGACCTTCAATCCCTCTTCGCACCTTCCCACTCTTATCAATAACCGTCCTTTGCCGCTCTTATTTACTTACAG GCCCAATTGGGAAGGTGGTATGTATGAAGGTGATGACAATACACGCTTTCATGCTCTGAGGTTGGCCATGGAGCTCGGAGCTGATTACATCGACATTGAACTCAAG GTTGCAAATCAGTTCTATGACTTTATACGTGGAAAGACATATGATAAAACCAAGGTCATTGTTTCATCTCACAACTATCAGCAAACTCCGTCAGTTGAGGATCTTGGAGACCTTGTTGCTAGAATACAAGCAACCAGGGCAGACATAGTGAAGATTGCAACAACTGCTTTGGAGATCACTGATGTGGCACGCATGTTTCAAATAATGGTGCATTCTCAAGTAAGAAGC GTTCCATTTATTGGACTTGTTATGGGTGATAGGGGATTGATTTCACGGATACTTTGCGCAAAATTTGGTGGGTATCTCACTTTTGGTACCCTTGAGTCAGGAGTAGTTTCAGCTCCTGGTCAACCTACACTTAAGGATCTATTGCATCTATACAATTTAAGACAAGTAGGACCTGATACAAAAGTATTTGGGATAATCGGAAAGCCTGTTGGTCACAGTAAATCACCCACATTGTTTAATGAGGCCTTCAAGTCACTTGGAATCAATggagtttatgtatttttgttGGTGGATGACCTTGCCAAATTTCTCAGCACTTACTCATCTACAGATTTTGTGGGATTCAG TGTTACCATTCCTCACAAGGAGGCAGCAGTTACGTGCTGTGATGAGGTTGACCCTGTGGCTAAG TCAATTGGAGCTGTCAATTGTATTATAAGAAGACCAACAGATGGGAAGTTAATTGGGTATAACACAGATTACGTTGGTGCTATTTCTGCAATTGAGGATGGGCTACGGG CTAAACAAAATGGCAGTGGCACAGTTGTTTCACCATTAGCTGGTAAACTGTTTGTTGTTATTGGTGCTGGTGGTGCTGGGAAGGCACTTGCTTATGGTGCAAAAGAGAAAGGAGCAAGGGTTGTGATTGCCAACCGAACCTATG ATCGTGCTAGAGAACTTGCTGATTTAATTGGAGGAGATGCTTTAGCTCTTGCTGATTTAGATAATTACCATCCGGAGGATGGTATGATTCTTGCAAACACGACATCTATTGGAATGCAACCAAAAGTTGATGAAACACCTGTTTCTAAG CATGCATTGAAATACTACTCCCTGGTTTTTGATGCTGTCTACACACCCAAAATGACTAGACTTTTGACGGAAGCAGAAGAATCAGGAGCTACTGTTGTTACAGGATTGGAGATGTTTCTTGGACAAGCATACGGACAATTTGAGAAGTATACAGGA NNGCCAGGTACTATTTTAGTAAACCGAGTTCAGTGTACTTTTTAA
- the LOC110270340 gene encoding notchless protein homolog, which yields METETGEKRDTTTINNVMCLLTHPDGAPLGAPMYLPQNAGPQQLQLIVNKILDNEEKLPYAFYISDEELLVPLETYLHKNKVSVEKALPIVCQPQAIFRIRPVNRCSATISGINHRILCHLQPIMF from the exons ATGGAGACAGAGACAGGAGAGAAGAGGGACACCACAACAATCAACAACGTCATGTGCCTCTTGACGCACCCAGATGGAGCTCCTCTTGGTGCTCCCATGTACCTTCCTCAGAATGCTGGTCCACAACAACTTCAACTCATTGTCAATAAGATTCTGGACAAC GAGGAGAAATTACCATATGCTTTCTATATTTCTGATGAAGAGCTCCTTGTGCCACTTGAAACCTACTTGCACAAAAACAAAG tcTCGGTGGAGAAGGCATTGCCTATAGTTTGTCAGCCTCAAGCTATTTTCAGGATTCGCCCTGTTAATCGTTGTTCCGCTACTATTTCTGGTATAAATCATAGAATTTTGTGTCATTTACAGCCTATAATGTTCTAG
- the LOC107631042 gene encoding endonuclease 4 — protein MSLLIVSFVVVVVLFPFPTALCWGKDGHYAVCKIAQDYLSQDAVSAVKELLPDSAQGHLAAVCSWADDVGYTHNYRWSQPLHYVDTPDFICNYRYCRDCHDSYAHKHVCVTAAIYNYTMQLKSQLNCNHLLTHLHSSLAHFVGDVHQPLHVGFLGDLGGNTITVRWYRRKTNLHHVWDDMIIESALKTFYGSDLSTMIQAIQSNITDIWLNDVHVWESCAHNYTACPNWYASESISLACKFAYRNATPGSTLEDEYFLSRLPIVEKRLAQAGVRLAAILNRIFTSKTRIAQS, from the exons ATGTCACTGTTGATAGTGtcctttgttgttgttgtggtgttGTTTCCATTCCCAACAGCTCTGTGCTGGGGAAAGGACGGGCACTATGCAGTTTGCAAGATTGCACAG GATTATCTGAGCCAAGATGCTGTATCTGCTGTGAAAGAGCTTCTTCCCGATTCTGCCCAAGGCCATCTGGCGGCGGTTTGCTCTTGGGCCGATGACGTTGGATATACCCACAACTATCGTTGGAGCCAACCTTTGCATTACGTTGACACCCCTGATTTCATCTGTAACTATCGTTACTGCA GAGACTGTCATGATTCCTATGCCCATAAACATGTCTGTGTCACTGCAGCTATTTACAACTATACAATGCAACTCAAATCGCAACTCAACTGTAACCATTTACTTACGCATCTTCATTCTTCACTTGCTC ATTTTGTTGGCGATGTTCATCAG CCCCTGCATGTTGGTTTTCTTGGAGACCTAGGTGGAAACACCATAACAGTACGATGGTATCGGAGGAAAACAAATCTtcatcat GTTTGGGATGACATGATAATTGAATCTGCTCTGAAGACCTTCTACGGTTCAGATCTTTCAACTATGATACAAGCTATTCAAAGCAATATTACA GACATTTGGTTAAATGATGTACATGTTTGGGAAAGTTGTGCACACAACTATACAGCTTGTCCAAATTG GTATGCTTCTGAAAGCATTAGCTTAGCGTGCAAGTTTGCCTACAGGAACGCCACACCAGGAAGCACTTTGGAAG ATGAGTACTTCCTTTCAAGACTTCCTATTGTGGAGAAAAGGCTGGCACAAGCTGGTGTGCGACTTGCAGCAATCCTCAATCGGATTTTTACTTCAAAGACCAGAATTGCTCAATCATAG
- the LOC107631041 gene encoding endonuclease 1 — protein sequence MDRLGGLWGSLPLAFLLLLGAAFNSAPGANAWSKEGHMITCKIAQSLLEPEAAEAVHHLLPEYVKGDLSALCVWPDQIRHWYKYRWTSPLHFIDTPDDSCSFSYSRDCHDQHGVKDMCVAGAVKNFTSQLLHYREGTADRRYNMTEALLFLSHFMGDIHQPMHVGFTTDEGGNTIELRWFRHKSNLHHVWDREIILTALADYYEKDVDQLLQDIERNYTDGIWSSDVSSWQHCSDISKCVTSWAKESIQIACKWGYNGVEAGETLADDYFNSRMPYVMKRIAQGGIRLAMILNQVFGGSEEGFAAAT from the exons ATGGATAGGCTTGGAGGTTTGTGGGGTTCTCTTCCATTAgcttttcttttgttgttaggTGCTGCTTTCAATTCAGCACCTGGTGCCAATGCTTGGAGCAAAGAGGGTCATATGATAACCTGCAAAATTGCACAG TCACTTTTAGAGCCTGAGGCAGCAGAAGCTGTTCATCATTTGTTACCTGAGTATGTTAAAGGAGACTTATCAGCCCTTTGTGTATGGCCAGACCAAATAAGGCACTGGTACAAATATAGGTGGACAAGTCCACTTCACTTCATTGACACACCAGATGattcttgttctttttcttaCTCAA GGGACTGCCATGATCAGCATGGAGTGAAGGATATGTGTGTTGCTGGTGCTGTAAAAAATTTCACTTCTCAGCTTTTGCATTACAGAGAGGGCACTGCAGATAGGAGAT ACAACATGACTGAGGCCTTATTGTTCTTGTCACACTTCATGGGAGATATACATCAG CCAATGCATGTTGGATTCACCACTGATGAAGGAGGAAACACAATCGAACTGCGATGGTTTCGCCACAAATCCAACCTGCACCAT gTTTGGGACAGAGAAATCATCCTGACAGCACTAGCAGACTATTATGAAAAGGATGTGGATCAACTCTTACAAGACATTGAAAGGAACTACACTGAT GGGATATGGTCAAGTGACGTTTCATCATGGCAACATTGTAGTGATATCTCTAAATGTGTAACTAG CTGGGCCAAAGAGAGTATTCAAATAGCTTGTAAATGGGGTTACAATGGAGTTGAAGCTGGGGAAACTCTAGCAG ATGATTACTTTAACTCAAGGATGCCCTATGTGATGAAACGAATTGCTCAAGGTGGAATTCGGTTAGCCATGATCTTGAACCAAGTGTTTGGTGGCTCTGAAGAAGGATTTGCAGCAGCTACTTAA
- the LOC107631040 gene encoding bifunctional 3-dehydroquinate dehydratase/shikimate dehydrogenase, chloroplastic isoform X1, with product MDIPNVLVASQFSAGEGGGMRKNPTLLCAPVMADSVDKMHLDVSKAKASGADLVEIRLDSLKTFNPSSHLPTLINNRPLPLLFTYRPNWEGGMYEGDDNTRFHALRLAMELGADYIDIELKVANQFYDFIRGKTYDKTKVIVSSHNYQQTPSVEDLGDLVARIQATRADIVKIATTALEITDVARMFQIMVHSQVRSVPFIGLVMGDRGLISRILCAKFGGYLTFGTLESGVVSAPGQPTLKDLLHLYNLRQVGPDTKVFGIIGKPVGHSKSPTLFNEAFKSLGINGVYVFLLVDDLAKFLSTYSSTDFVGFSVTIPHKEAAVTCCDEVDPVAKSIGAVNCIIRRPTDGKLIGYNTDYVGAISAIEDGLRAKQNGSGTVVSPLAGKLFVVIGAGGAGKALAYGAKEKGARVVIANRTYDRARELADLIGGDALALADLDNYHPEDGMILANTTSIGMQPKVDETPVSKHALKYYSLVFDAVYTPKMTRLLTEAEESGATVVTGLEMFLGQAYGQFEKYTGMQHQSSSSKKLWRITDMVSKL from the exons ATGGACATCCCCAACGTTCTG GTAGCGTCGCAGTTTTCGGCAGGTGAAGGCGGAGGAATGAGGAAGAACCCGACGTTGTTATGCGCTCCTGTAATGGCGGATTCCGTTGACAAGATGCACCTTGACGTCAGCAAGGCCAAAGCCAGCGGCGCTGACCTCGTCGAGATTCGTTTGGACTCCTTGAAGACCTTCAATCCCTCTTCGCACCTTCCCACTCTTATCAATAACCGTCCTTTGCCGCTCTTATTTACTTACAG GCCCAATTGGGAAGGTGGTATGTATGAAGGTGATGACAATACACGCTTTCATGCTCTGAGGTTGGCCATGGAGCTCGGAGCTGATTACATCGACATTGAACTCAAG GTTGCAAATCAGTTCTATGACTTTATACGTGGAAAGACATATGATAAAACCAAGGTCATTGTTTCATCTCACAACTATCAGCAAACTCCGTCAGTTGAGGATCTTGGAGACCTTGTTGCTAGAATACAAGCAACCAGGGCAGACATAGTGAAGATTGCAACAACTGCTTTGGAGATCACTGATGTGGCACGCATGTTTCAAATAATGGTGCATTCTCAAGTAAGAAGC GTTCCATTTATTGGACTTGTTATGGGTGATAGGGGATTGATTTCACGGATACTTTGCGCAAAATTTGGTGGGTATCTCACTTTTGGTACCCTTGAGTCAGGAGTAGTTTCAGCTCCTGGTCAACCTACACTTAAGGATCTATTGCATCTATACAATTTAAGACAAGTAGGACCTGATACAAAAGTATTTGGGATAATCGGAAAGCCTGTTGGTCACAGTAAATCACCCACATTGTTTAATGAGGCCTTCAAGTCACTTGGAATCAATggagtttatgtatttttgttGGTGGATGACCTTGCCAAATTTCTCAGCACTTACTCATCTACAGATTTTGTGGGATTCAG TGTTACCATTCCTCACAAGGAGGCAGCAGTTACGTGCTGTGATGAGGTTGACCCTGTGGCTAAG TCAATTGGAGCTGTCAATTGTATTATAAGAAGACCAACAGATGGGAAGTTAATTGGGTATAACACAGATTACGTTGGTGCTATTTCTGCAATTGAGGATGGGCTACGGG CTAAACAAAATGGCAGTGGCACAGTTGTTTCACCATTAGCTGGTAAACTGTTTGTTGTTATTGGTGCTGGTGGTGCTGGGAAGGCACTTGCTTATGGTGCAAAAGAGAAAGGAGCAAGGGTTGTGATTGCCAACCGAACCTATG ATCGTGCTAGAGAACTTGCTGATTTAATTGGAGGAGATGCTTTAGCTCTTGCTGATTTAGATAATTACCATCCGGAGGATGGTATGATTCTTGCAAACACGACATCTATTGGAATGCAACCAAAAGTTGATGAAACACCTGTTTCTAAG CATGCATTGAAATACTACTCCCTGGTTTTTGATGCTGTCTACACACCCAAAATGACTAGACTTTTGACGGAAGCAGAAGAATCAGGAGCTACTGTTGTTACAGGATTGGAGATGTTTCTTGGACAAGCATACGGACAATTTGAGAAGTATACAGGA ATGCAGCACCAAAGCAGCTCTTCAAAAAAATTATGGAGAATTACTGATATGGTCTCCAAGCTCTAA